One region of Strongyloides ratti genome assembly S_ratti_ED321, chromosome : X genomic DNA includes:
- a CDS encoding Histidine decarboxylase, translating to MDANALKESFPKFVEAICDYLTTIKEETYLENCDNYYLIEKNYGDKILNCFMKRVFKSNEYINKHFFSTLFQVHIKQIVKYFSENFTFFKSENNLINIFNCFIKKIYFQNGNYQINFGNINKIYYNAKDVISYPSIVAEILMTAVGSPGFTWQASPLVTETELLMTDWIAYSLNIPKCFSNQYNKGNGAFHYTLEECLILSIVCAKNRKIRILSDKLIDNSNMIQLCKDDVLIGKPSYDQSSECYSYFSKHEPKYNKNLKGYFIGKVNYKLPKIFKDSGVQLEILENINKQLPELFIKTIQKDKGNFLFPFICIYSIDYNIIDSLIILENIISICKKYNIWITVNLSNVTGELLIKKYYKLNILLKNVDSIVSDIQSVFLTNEPCTILWLKNYKEAEDNLSITPTYLRHSNQGMIADLRHISFGFSKRPRGIRLWMIISTFGIEGLKNFYKYKYDKNLLIELINPLDIEEFKKAATAAFKFIIKYWQNINKNFLPTSNSPPMTISGILKSKPPKYGTSLENLIPIYEKLLEHTTHWLHPNFLAYFPCHTNYLCVLGDLFASAFGYRINDELINLEYETIQHIGKEMNLDEKFWKKENIDYRKWFYGSASEGTYKSVLMAREYVIKKFKNLYKLKENNLININILDNLEKDLLKYLDEWDIINDFNCYFLYNYLIAYTSEQAHSSVEKAYLLANVRIRKLPIYYDNKLSNFTIYNGGIEKAIFTDRKNGMIPFFITLPIGSTSTCGIDSPEIYAPISKKEGLWVHCDSAYLGGFFLLQEYQYILKGFSYVDSFVINLHKSSVINQDASMLFISNIYASLKELNSLGPNPRVNRSIKIWFLQKTFGFDMIRNIQRQQIKCAQFLESLLLSKDYLEVVTKQIAGLVCFKLKNCSNEDNEKLFKIINNIDRRIHITESHVNSIHFMRISINNPQMTYHDINFIFKVICENSEKFIKQKKLI from the exons atgGATGCTAATGCTTTAAAAGAATCTTTCCCTAAATTTGTTGAAGCTATTTGTGACTATTTAACTACTATTAAAGAAGAAACTTATCTAGAAAATTGTGATAATTATTATCTAATTGAGAAAAATTATggtgataaaatattaaattgttttatgaAACGTGTATTTAAAtcaaatgaatatattaataagCATTTTTTTAGTACACTTTTTCAAGTTCACATAAAacaaattgttaaatatttttcagaaaattttacatttttcaagtctgaaaataatttgataaatatttttaattgttttattaaaaaaatatattttcaaaatggaaattatcaaataaattttggtaatattaataaaatatattacaatgCTAAGGATGTTATATCATATCCTAGTATTGTTGCTGAAATACTTATGACAGCAGTTGGATCACCAGGATTTACATGGCAAGCATCACCACTTGTAACTGAAACAGAATTATTAATGACTGATTGGATAGcttattcattaaatatcCCTAAATGTTTCTCTAACCAATATAATAAAGGAAATGGTGCATTTCATTATACACTTGAAGAATGTCTTATTTTATCTATAGTATGTgcaaaaaatagaaaaattcgTATATTATcagataaattaattgataatagTAATATGATACAGTTATGTAAAGATGATGTTCTTATAGGTAAGCCTTCATATGACCAATCTTCTGAATGTTATTCATACTTTTCAAAACATGAAccaaaatacaataaaaatctAAAAGGTTATTTTATTGGGAaggtaaattataaattaccaaaaatatttaaagattcAGGTGTACAATTAGAAATtctagaaaatataaataaacaattacctgaattatttataaaaacaatacaaaaagataaaggaaattttttatttccatttatatgtatatattcaattgattataatataattgattcattaattattcttgaaaatataatttcaatttgcaaaaaatataatatttggaTAACAGTAAATTTATCCAATGTTACGGGagaattattgataaaaaaatattataaattaaatatattgttaaaaaatgttgaCTCTATAGTAAGTGATATTCAAAGtgtatttttaacaaatgaaCCATGTACTATATTAtggttaaaaaattataaagaagcagaggataatttatcaataacaCCAACATACTTAAGACATTCAAATCAAGGAATGATTGCTGATTTAAGACATATTAGTTTTGGATTTAGTAAAAGACCTCGTGGTATACGATTATGGATGATTATATCAACATTTGGTATTGAgggattaaaaaatttttacaaatataaatatgataag aatttattaattgaatTAATTAATCCTTTAGATATagaagaatttaaaaaagcaGCAACAGCagcatttaaatttattataaaatattggcaaaatataaataaaaattttcttccaACATCAAATTCACCACCAATGACAATTTCTGgtatattaaaatcaaaacCACCAAAATATGGAACAagtttagaaaatttaataccaatttatgaaaaattactTGAACATACAACACATTGGCTTCATCCAAATTTTTTAGCATACTTTCCATGTcatacaaattatttatgtgTCTTAGGAGACCTTTTTGCTTCAGCATTTGGTTATCGTATTAATGATGAATTAATAAACTTAGAATATGAAACAATACAACATATTGGTAAAGAAATGAATTTAGATGAAAAATTTtggaaaaaagaaaatatagaTTATAGGAAATGGTTTTATGGTAGTGCTAGTGAAGGAACATATAAAAGTGTTTTAATGGCAAGAgaatatgttataaaaaaatttaaaaatttatataaattaaaagaaaataatttaattaatataaatatattagataatttggagaaagatttattaaaatatttagatgAATGGGATATcattaatgattttaattgttattttttatataattatttaattgctTATACTTCAGAACAAGCACATTCATCAGTTGAAAAAGCTTATTTACTTGCAAATGTAAGAATACGTAAACTTCCtatatattatgataataaattatcaaattttactatatataatGGAGGAATTGAAAAAGCAATATTTACAGATCGTAAAAATGGAATGAttcctttttttattacattacCTATTGGTAGTACTTCAACATGTGGTATTGATTCACCTGAAATTTATGCTCCAATATCTAAGAAAGAAGGTTTATGGGTACATTGTGACTCAGCCTATTTGGGTggtttttttcttttacaagaatatcaatatattttaaaaggtTTTTCATATGTTGATTcatttgttattaatttacataaaaGTAGTGTTATAAATCAAGATGCTTCaatgttatttatatcaaatatttatgcatcattaaaagaattaaattcATTAGGACCCAATCCACGTGTTAACAgaagtattaaaatttggTTTCTTCAAAAAACTTTTGGTTTTGacatgataagaaatattcaAAGACAACAAATAAAATGTGCCCAATTTTTAGAAAGTCTTCTCTTATCAAAAGATTATCTTGAAGTTGTAACAAAACAAATAGCAGGATTAGTTTgttttaagttaaaaaattgttccaatgaagataatgaaaaattgtttaaaataattaataatatagataGGAG